TTTGTCGTTTGGCGCAGGAGAGCCTGATTTTGATACACCAGATAATATTAAAGAAGCAGCTATTAAAGCTATCAGGGATGGTTTTACAAAATATACCGCAGCAGGTGGAATAAATGAACTAAAAGATGCTATTATTGAAAAAGAAAAGAAAGTTAACGGTGTGGAATATAAAAGAAACGAAATCTGCGTATCTGCTGGAGGTAAACAAAATTTATTTAATTTGTCTCAAGTATTGTTTGAAGAAGGTGACGAAGTTATAATAATAAGTCCTTATTGGGTAACATACGAAGCAATAGTAAAATATGCAAATGCTGTACCTGTTGTTATAAAAGCTAGCGATAAAACTGGTTTTGTACCCACTCAAGAGCAACTCTTAAAAGCTATAACACCAAAAACCAAAGCTATTATATTAAACAACCCTT
This region of Desulfurella sp. genomic DNA includes:
- a CDS encoding pyridoxal phosphate-dependent aminotransferase: MKKKLAERIGRIEESITIAITAKAKEMNASGIKILSFGAGEPDFDTPDNIKEAAIKAIRDGFTKYTAAGGINELKDAIIEKEKKVNGVEYKRNEICVSAGGKQNLFNLSQVLFEEGDEVIIISPYWVTYEAIVKYANAVPVVIKASDKTGFVPTQEQLLKAITPKTKAIILNNPSNPTGGVFEKKDLEFLAELALKNDFWIISDEMYESIVYDGYKPVSIASLSKEIRDKTIVINGVSKTYSMTGWRIGYSCG